A genomic window from Myotis daubentonii chromosome 4, mMyoDau2.1, whole genome shotgun sequence includes:
- the DOC2A gene encoding double C2-like domain-containing protein alpha: protein MRGRRGDRMTINIQEHMAINVCPGPIRPIRQISDYFPRRGPGPEGGGGGGGLGEAPARLAPLALAPPAAFLGATTPEDGAEVDSYDSDDATTLGTLEFDLLYDQASCTLHCSILRAKGLKPMDFNGLADPYVKVHLLPGACKANKLKTKTQRNTLNPVWNEDLTYSGITDDDISHKVLRISVCDEDKLSHNEFIGEIRVPLRRLKPSQKKHFNICLERQVPLASPSSMSAALRGISCYLKELEQAEQGPGLLEERGRILLSLSYSSSRRGLLVGILRCAHLAAMDVNGYSDPYVKTYLRPDVDKKSKHKTGVKKKTLNPEFNEEFFYEMELSALATKTLEVTVWDYDIGKSNDFIGGVSLGPGARGEARKHWNDCLQQPDSALERWHTLTSELPPAAGALPSA from the exons ATGAGGGGCCGCAGGGGCGATCGCATGACCATCAACATCCAGGAGCACATGGCCATCAACGTGTGCCCCGGGCCCATCCGGCCCATCCGCCAAATCTCTGACTACTTCCCCCGCCGGGGACCAGGACCTGAAGGGGGCGGTGGTGGAGGGGGCCTTGGGGAGGCCCCTGCTCGGCTGgcccccctggccctggcccccccTGCAGCCTTCCTGGGGGCCACCACGCCCGAGGATGGAGCTGAGGTGGACAGCTATGACTCGGATGATGCCA ccaccctgggcacGCTGGAGTTTGACCTTCTCTATGACCAGGCCTCCTGCACTTTGCACTGTAGTATCCTCAGGGCCAAG GGCCTCAAGCCCATGGATTTCAATGGCCTGGCCGACCCCTACGTCAAGGTGCACCTGCTGCCTGGAGCCTGCAAG GCCAATAAGCTAAAAACGAAGACGCAGAGGAACACCCTGAACCCCGTGTGGAACGAGGACCTGACGTACAGCGGCATCACGGATGATGACATCAGCCACAAGGTGCTCAG GATCTCCGTGTGTGATGAGGACAAGCTGAGCCACAATGAGTTCATCGGAGAGATCCGAGTACCCCTCCGCCGCCTCAAGCCTTCACAGAAGAAGCATTTTAATATCTGCCTTGAGCGCCAGGTCCCG CTGGCGTCACCCTCTTCCATGTCGGCCGCGCTGAGGGGCATATCCTGTTACTTGAAGGAG CTGGAGCAGGCGGAACAGGGGCCTGGGCTGCTGGAAGAACGAGGGCGCATCCTGCTGAGTCTCAGCTATAGCTCTTCACGCCGCGGGCTACTGGTGGGCATCTTACGCTGTGCTCACCTGGCTGCCATGGACGTCAATGGCTACTCCGACCCCTATGTCAAGAC GTACCTGAGGCCAGATGTGGATAAGAAATCCAAGCACAAAACAGGCGTGAAGAAGAAGACTCTCAACCCAGAATTTAATGAG GAGTTTTTCTATGAGATGGAACTCTCAGCTCTGGCCACCAAGACTCTGGAAGTCACAGTCTGGGACTATGACATTGGCAAATCCAACGACTTCATTG ggggcGTGTCCCTGGGACCTGGTGCCCGGGGAGAGGCCCGGAAGCACTGGAATGACTGTCTGCAGCAGCCAGACTCGGCCCTGGAGCGCTGGCACACCTTGACCAGCGAGCTGCCCCCTGCAGCCGGGGCTCTGCCCTCAGCCTGA
- the INO80E gene encoding INO80 complex subunit E isoform X2 — protein sequence MNGPADGEVDYKKKYRNLKRKLKFLIYEHECFQEELRKAQRKLLKVSRDKSFLLDRLLQYENVDEDSSDSDATASSDNSETEGTPKLSDTPAPKRKRSPPMGGAPSPSSLSLPPSAGFPLQASGAPSPYLSSLPEPSPLRPKREKRPRLPRKLKMAVGPPDCPVGGPLTFPSRGSGAGVGAALASLPPTKMPPPTILSAVPRQMFSDAGSGDDALDGDDDLVIDIPE from the exons ATGAACGGGCCGGCGGACGGCGAAGTGGACTACAAGAAGAAGTACCGGAACCTGAAGCGGAAGCTCAAGTTCCTCATCTAC GAACACGAGTGCTTCCAGGAGGAACTGAGGAAGGCACAGAGGAAACTGCTGAAGGTGTCCCGGGACAAGAG tttcctcctagACCGGCTCCTGCAGTACGAGAACGTGGATGAAGACTCTTCGG ACTCAGATGCCACTGCATCTTCAGATAACAGTGAGACAGAGGGGACACCCAAGTTGTCGGACACGCCAGCCCCCAAGAG GAAACGAAGCCCTCCGATGGGGGGTGCCCCCTCGCCCTccagcctctctctgcctccttcagCAGGGTTTCCCCTTCAGGCCTCCGGGGCCCCCTCCCCATACCTGAGCTCG CTGCCCGAGCCCAGCCCCCTGAGGCCCAAGCGGGAGAAACGGCCCCGCCTGCCCCGGAAACTCAAG ATGGCGGTGGGACCCCCTGACTGCCCTGTGGGAGGGCCGCTGACCTTCCCCAGCCGGGGttctggggctggggtgggggcagccctgGCCTCACTGCCTCCCACTAAGATGCCCCCCCCTACGATCCTGAGTGCAGTCCCTCGGCAGATGTTCAGCGATGCAGGCAGCGGGGATGATGCCCTGGATGGAGATGATGACCTGGTGATCGACATCCCGGAGTga
- the INO80E gene encoding INO80 complex subunit E isoform X4 translates to MNGPADGEVDYKKKYRNLKRKLKFLIYEHECFQEELRKAQRKLLKVSRDKSFLLDRLLQYENVDEDSSDSDATASSDNSETEGTPKLSDTPAPKRKRSPPMGGAPSPSSLSLPPSAGFPLQASGAPSPYLSSLASPPYPPFPSDYLALQLPEPSPLRPKREKRPRLPRKLKRAHSGCSVEEELELGEAEGRESS, encoded by the exons ATGAACGGGCCGGCGGACGGCGAAGTGGACTACAAGAAGAAGTACCGGAACCTGAAGCGGAAGCTCAAGTTCCTCATCTAC GAACACGAGTGCTTCCAGGAGGAACTGAGGAAGGCACAGAGGAAACTGCTGAAGGTGTCCCGGGACAAGAG tttcctcctagACCGGCTCCTGCAGTACGAGAACGTGGATGAAGACTCTTCGG ACTCAGATGCCACTGCATCTTCAGATAACAGTGAGACAGAGGGGACACCCAAGTTGTCGGACACGCCAGCCCCCAAGAG GAAACGAAGCCCTCCGATGGGGGGTGCCCCCTCGCCCTccagcctctctctgcctccttcagCAGGGTTTCCCCTTCAGGCCTCCGGGGCCCCCTCCCCATACCTGAGCTCG ctggcttcccccccctaccccccattcCCTTCTGACTACCTGGCCCTGCAGCTGCCCGAGCCCAGCCCCCTGAGGCCCAAGCGGGAGAAACGGCCCCGCCTGCCCCGGAAACTCAAG AGAGCTCACTCTGGCTGCAGtgtggaggaggagctggagctgggagaggctgaaGGCAGGGAGTCCAGTTAG
- the INO80E gene encoding INO80 complex subunit E isoform X3 — MNGPADGEVDYKKKYRNLKRKLKFLIYEHECFQEELRKAQRKLLKVSRDKSFLLDRLLQYENVDEDSSDSDATASSDNSETEGTPKLSDTPAPKRKRSPPMGGAPSPSSLSLPPSAGFPLQASGAPSPYLSSMAVGPPDCPVGGPLTFPSRGSGAGVGAALASLPPTKMPPPTILSAVPRQMFSDAGSGDDALDGDDDLVIDIPE, encoded by the exons ATGAACGGGCCGGCGGACGGCGAAGTGGACTACAAGAAGAAGTACCGGAACCTGAAGCGGAAGCTCAAGTTCCTCATCTAC GAACACGAGTGCTTCCAGGAGGAACTGAGGAAGGCACAGAGGAAACTGCTGAAGGTGTCCCGGGACAAGAG tttcctcctagACCGGCTCCTGCAGTACGAGAACGTGGATGAAGACTCTTCGG ACTCAGATGCCACTGCATCTTCAGATAACAGTGAGACAGAGGGGACACCCAAGTTGTCGGACACGCCAGCCCCCAAGAG GAAACGAAGCCCTCCGATGGGGGGTGCCCCCTCGCCCTccagcctctctctgcctccttcagCAGGGTTTCCCCTTCAGGCCTCCGGGGCCCCCTCCCCATACCTGAGCTCG ATGGCGGTGGGACCCCCTGACTGCCCTGTGGGAGGGCCGCTGACCTTCCCCAGCCGGGGttctggggctggggtgggggcagccctgGCCTCACTGCCTCCCACTAAGATGCCCCCCCCTACGATCCTGAGTGCAGTCCCTCGGCAGATGTTCAGCGATGCAGGCAGCGGGGATGATGCCCTGGATGGAGATGATGACCTGGTGATCGACATCCCGGAGTga
- the TLCD3B gene encoding ceramide synthase: MLTLVAGGVVFPGLFLLSKNTLQRLPQLRWEEADAVIVSARLVSSVQAVMASTAGYIVSTSCKHIIDDQHWLSSAYTQFAVPYFIYDIYAMFLCHWHKHQVKGHGGDEGEARAPGSTWAVARGYLHKEFLMVLHHAVMVLVCFPLSVVWRQGKGDYFLGCLLMAEVSTPFVCLGKILIQYKQQHTLLHKVNGALMLLSFLCCRVLLFPYLYWAYGRHAGLPLLAVPLALPAHVNLGAALLLAPQLYWFFLICRGACRLFWPRGSPPPSPAPARE; encoded by the exons ATGCTGACCCTGGTGGCTGGGGGGGTGGTGTTCCCCGGACTCTTCCTCCTCTCCAAGAACACGCTCCAGCGGTTGCCCCAGCTGCGCTGGGAGGAGGCCGACGCGGTCATTGTCTCCGCCAG GCTGGTGTCCTCTGTCCAAGCCGTCATGGCCTCCACAGCTGGCTACATCGTCTCCACCTCCTGCAAGCACATCATCGATGACCA ACACTGGCTTTCCTCCGCCTACACACAGTTCGCAGTGCCCTACTTCATCTACGACATCTACGCCATGTTTCTCTGCCACTGGCACAAGCACCAGGTCAAGGGGCACGGAGGGGACGAAGGAGAGGCCCGGGCCCCCGGCAGCACCTGGGCCGTGGCGCGCGGCTACCTGCACAAGGAGTTCCTCATGGTGCTGCACCACGCCGTCATGGTGCTGGTGTGCTTCCCGCTGTCGGTG GTGTGGCGTCAGGGCAAAGGCGACTACTTTCTAGGCTGCCTGCTGATGGCCGAGGTCAGCACGCCCTTCGTCTGCCTGGGCAAGATCCTCATCCAG TACAAGCAGCAGCACACGCTGCTGCACAAGGTGAACGGCGCCCTGATGCTGCTCAGCTTCCTGTGCTGCCGGGTGCTGCTCTTCCCCTACCTGTACTGGGCCTACGGGCGGCACGCGGGGCTGCCGCTGCTCGCCGTGCCCCTCGCCCTCCCGGCGCACGTCAACCTGGGCGCCGCGCTGCTGCTCGCCCCGCAGCTCTACTGGTTCTTCCTCATCTGCCGCGGGGCCTGCCGCCTCTTCTGGCCGCGCGGCTCCCCGCCGCCCTCGCCCGCGCCGGCCCGCGAGTGA
- the C4H16orf92 gene encoding fertilization-influencing membrane protein produces MTRIKHLRLHSLVERRTMHRQGPRSEIDAVTGGGHKLNPSSSCTWGQALAQSQEPELSPSIATGRPCGLAGPGSASAAWGGRGSAGLLSQTSLWSAAPTPEGAKTWALGAESPRFLDRPDFFDYPDSDPARRLAVAGFIGEKPAIFVKPGSNPKLFHHILVGILVAAFFFVLFQFCTHM; encoded by the exons ATGACCAGGATCAAGCACCTCCGGCTTCACAGCCTTGTGGAGAGACGGACAATGCACAGACAAGGCCCACGCAGCGAGATCGATGCGGTGACTGGGGGCGGTCACAAG CTAAAccccagcagcagctgcacatggggccaggccctggcccagAGCCAGGAACCAG AGTTGAGCCCCTCCATAGCCACTGGAAGGCCGTGTGGCCTGGCAGGCCCTGGGTCTGCCTCTGCCGCTTGGGGCGGGCGGGGGTCAGCGGGGCTCTTGTCACAGACGTCGCTGTGGTCCGCAGCACCCACCCCGGAGGGCGCCAAgacctgggccctgggagcagaGTCCCCACGCTTCCTAGACAGACCTGACTTCTTTGATTACCCGGACTCCGACCCAGCCAGGCGCCTGGCCGTGGCCGGGTTTATCGGCGAGaaacccgccatctttgtgaaGCCAG GTTCCAACCCCAAGCTCTTCCATCACATCCTGGTGGGCATCCTGGTGGCGGCATTCTTCTTCGTCCTCTTCCAGTTCTGCACACACATGTAA
- the INO80E gene encoding INO80 complex subunit E isoform X1 codes for MNGPADGEVDYKKKYRNLKRKLKFLIYEHECFQEELRKAQRKLLKVSRDKSFLLDRLLQYENVDEDSSDSDATASSDNSETEGTPKLSDTPAPKRKRSPPMGGAPSPSSLSLPPSAGFPLQASGAPSPYLSSLASPPYPPFPSDYLALQLPEPSPLRPKREKRPRLPRKLKMAVGPPDCPVGGPLTFPSRGSGAGVGAALASLPPTKMPPPTILSAVPRQMFSDAGSGDDALDGDDDLVIDIPE; via the exons ATGAACGGGCCGGCGGACGGCGAAGTGGACTACAAGAAGAAGTACCGGAACCTGAAGCGGAAGCTCAAGTTCCTCATCTAC GAACACGAGTGCTTCCAGGAGGAACTGAGGAAGGCACAGAGGAAACTGCTGAAGGTGTCCCGGGACAAGAG tttcctcctagACCGGCTCCTGCAGTACGAGAACGTGGATGAAGACTCTTCGG ACTCAGATGCCACTGCATCTTCAGATAACAGTGAGACAGAGGGGACACCCAAGTTGTCGGACACGCCAGCCCCCAAGAG GAAACGAAGCCCTCCGATGGGGGGTGCCCCCTCGCCCTccagcctctctctgcctccttcagCAGGGTTTCCCCTTCAGGCCTCCGGGGCCCCCTCCCCATACCTGAGCTCG ctggcttcccccccctaccccccattcCCTTCTGACTACCTGGCCCTGCAGCTGCCCGAGCCCAGCCCCCTGAGGCCCAAGCGGGAGAAACGGCCCCGCCTGCCCCGGAAACTCAAG ATGGCGGTGGGACCCCCTGACTGCCCTGTGGGAGGGCCGCTGACCTTCCCCAGCCGGGGttctggggctggggtgggggcagccctgGCCTCACTGCCTCCCACTAAGATGCCCCCCCCTACGATCCTGAGTGCAGTCCCTCGGCAGATGTTCAGCGATGCAGGCAGCGGGGATGATGCCCTGGATGGAGATGATGACCTGGTGATCGACATCCCGGAGTga